ACGTCTCGTAATTGGCGCTCTCCACCCTCGTTGTCACCTCGAACGGCAGGCCTATCTCCCGCGCATACGCGTCGCAGAAGTCCTTCACATACTTGCGGTCTATGGTGAAAACGTCGTCGGCGAAAAATATGTTCTTCACCTTGTACCGGGTCACCACGTCCTTTATCTCCGCGACGCCGTTCTCCACGGAACGGAACCGCACATACTTCCCTTCCTGTATCCTCCCCATGGCGGGGCTGCCGCAATAGTTGCAGCTGTACGGGCACCCGCGCGAGAGCATGAAGGTGGCCCGGTCGTAATCGGAGTCCACCACCTCCTGATAATTGAACATGGCGCGGTCGCCGAAGGGTATGGTGTCCAGCTCGTGGATGAACACGCCGCTGGGATTTTTCTGTATGGAGCCATCGGCCTTGCGCACCCACAGGCCGGGGATATTGCTGTGGTCCCGTTTTTCCGACAGCGCCGTGACGAGATTCAACAGCGTGTTCTCCCCCTCGCCGACGCATATGGCGTCAAACCCTTCGGCCGTCTCTATGCATTTGGGATAAAGCGAAGGATGGGTGCCGCCGGCTATCTGGAATATTCCTCGCCCCTTGAAACGTTTGGCGAGCCTGGCCACATGGCGTATCTGGGTGGAGTCCGTGGTGTAGCCGATGACATCGGGCTTGAATTCCCCAATGCGCTTTTCCAGCCCTTCCGGGTCCCACTTGCCGAACATGTAATATAGATCGGTGGCGTGCCCCCCCTTTTTAAGGACGGAAGAGAGTATCCCCAGCCCGAAGTGGTAGCTTTTCGCCCCCCCCTTCACGTCAATGTCCGTATAGACAAACAGAACTTTCATATTTATCCTGTATTATCGCCCTTTAGAGGCGTTTGCGTGTTACATTTTTCATATTAATGGACTTGGGCGCAAGATTGCAAATCCAAAGGCATAAACCAAATGGCTGAAGGCGGCTTACAGGAAGGCGAAGTAAAGATCAACATCCAGATCCAGCATGAGTACGCCGGGAAGGGAAAGTCGCGCCTTGAGCAGTATCAGGACATGATTCTGGGGACCCGCTCGCTCTGGTTTCTCGTAAAGTTCGAGTTTATAACCATGTTTTTCACCCGGATGCCGGGGGCGCTGGGGATCGTGTTGCGCAAAATCTTCTATCCCATGATTTTGGGCGAGGTGGGGCACGGCGTGGTGTTCGGGACGGACGTGTTCCTGCGCCATCCGCAAAAAATAAAAATAGGCCGGGGAGCGATCATAGACGACGGCGCCCTGCTCGACGCCAAGGGTTCAAACAACCAGGGGATACATATCGGCGAATTCTGCTATATCGGCAGAGGGACGATACTAAGCTGCAAGGAAGGGGACATGGAGATCGGCGACCATTCCAACATCTCCACCTGGTGCAACATATCGTCCAACTCGAAAATCACCATCGGCAAAAAGACTCTGCTGGGGCCATACACCTCCATATTCGCCACCATGCACAATTTTGACGACACTTCCACCCCGATCCTGGACCAGTCGTGGACGAGCAAGGGGGTCTCCATCGGC
The Nitrospinota bacterium genome window above contains:
- a CDS encoding B12-binding domain-containing radical SAM protein yields the protein MKVLFVYTDIDVKGGAKSYHFGLGILSSVLKKGGHATDLYYMFGKWDPEGLEKRIGEFKPDVIGYTTDSTQIRHVARLAKRFKGRGIFQIAGGTHPSLYPKCIETAEGFDAICVGEGENTLLNLVTALSEKRDHSNIPGLWVRKADGSIQKNPSGVFIHELDTIPFGDRAMFNYQEVVDSDYDRATFMLSRGCPYSCNYCGSPAMGRIQEGKYVRFRSVENGVAEIKDVVTRYKVKNIFFADDVFTIDRKYVKDFCDAYAREIGLPFEVTTRVESANYETFKNLADAGCTRVAMGVESGSEELRRKVLNRKMTNAKIIQAFADARRAGLKTKSYNIVGFPHETVEMHMETVELNRQLDPDSLVCYIFNPYPGTALYQISIDAGFLRPEFLEEEFISRTDTPLAMPQFPREEILRCYRRFAFNVYKESSPKKALLYKMYYSRFGERLIRVMDKIKKPIRKIAMGA
- a CDS encoding acyltransferase; translated protein: MAEGGLQEGEVKINIQIQHEYAGKGKSRLEQYQDMILGTRSLWFLVKFEFITMFFTRMPGALGIVLRKIFYPMILGEVGHGVVFGTDVFLRHPQKIKIGRGAIIDDGALLDAKGSNNQGIHIGEFCYIGRGTILSCKEGDMEIGDHSNISTWCNISSNSKITIGKKTLLGPYTSIFATMHNFDDTSTPILDQSWTSKGVSIGDNCWLGARVSVLDGVKIGSNTVVGAAAVVTEDLPESVVAVGIPAKVIKERK